One Thunnus albacares chromosome 12, fThuAlb1.1, whole genome shotgun sequence genomic region harbors:
- the LOC122994327 gene encoding tripartite motif-containing protein 16-like yields the protein MAQQGAQLDGAKFCCSICLDLLKDPVTIPCGHSYCMSCIKGFWDEEDEKKIYSCPQCRQTFTPRPVLVKNTMLADIVEELKKIGLQAAPADHCYVGPEDVVCDVCTGRKLKALKSCLVCLASYCEKHLQPHYDAAPLKKHKLVDPSKKLQENICSRHDEVMKMFCRTDQQSICYLCSVDEHKGHDTVSAAAERTERQRELEVSRQNIQQRIQDREKDVKLLQQEVKAVSRSADKAVEDSEKIFTELIRLIQKRSSDVKQQIRSQQETEVSRVKELQEKLEQEITELKRKDAELKQLSHTEDHNQFLHNYPSLSQLSEPTDSSSINIRPLRYFEDVTAAVSELRDQLQDILREKWTNISLTVTEVDVLLSEAEPKTRAEFLKYSRGITLDPNTANTHLLLSEGNRKATLKTEKQSYSSHPDRFFERFQVLSRESLTGRCYWEVERSGRGVHVAVAYKNNSRAGNSNEFGHNDKSWALDCDTNSYTFRFNNVSTPVSGPGSSRVGVYLDHRAGILSFYSVSETMTLLHRVQTTFTQPLYAGLRLYYSFGVTAEFCKLK from the coding sequence ATGGCGCAGCAAGGAGCTCAGCTGGACGGAGCAAAATTCTgctgttcgatctgtctggatctactgaaggatccggtgactattccctgtggacacagctactgcatgagctgtattaaaggtttctgggatgaagaggatgagaagaaaatctacagctgccctcagtgcagacagaccttcacaccgaggcctgtcctggtgaaaaacaccatgttagcagatatagtggaggagctgaagaagattggactccaagctgctcctgctgatcactgctatgttggacctgaagatgtggtctgtgatgtctgcactgggaggaagctgaaagctctcaagtcctgtctggtgtgtctcgCCTCTTATTGTGAGAAACACCTTCAGCCTCATTATGATGCAGctccattaaagaaacacaagctggtcgacccctccaagaagctccaggagaacatctgctctcgtcatgatgaggtcatgaagatgttctgccgtactgatcagcagagtatctgttatctctgctctgtggatgaacataaaggccacgacacagtctcagctgcagcagaaaggactgagaggcagagagagctcgaggtgagtcgacaaaacatccagcagagaatccaggacagagagaaagatgtgaagctgcttcaacaggaggtgaaGGCCGTCAGTCgttctgctgataaagcagtggaggacagtgagaagatcttcactgagctgatccgtctcatccagaaaagaagctctgatgtgaagcagcagatcagatcccagcaggaaactgaagtgagtcgagtcaaagagcttcaggagaagctggagcaggagatcactgagctgaagaggaaagacgctgaactgaagcagctctcacacacagaggatcacaaccagtttctacacaactacccctcactgtcacaactcagtgaacctacagactcatccagcatcaatatccgtcctctgagatactttgaggatgtgacagcagctgtgtcagagctcagagatcaactacaggacatcctgagggagaaatggacaaacatctcactgacagtgactgaagtggacgttttactgtcagaagcagaacccaagaccagagctgagttcttaaaatattcacgtggaatcacactggatccaaacacagcaaacacacatctgttattatctgaggggaacagaaaagcaacattaaagacagaaaaacagtcttattctagtcacccagacagattcttTGAAAGATttcaggtcctgagtagagagagtctgactggacgttgttactgggaggtggagagGAGCGGGAGAGGAGTTCATGTAGCAGTCGCATATAAGAACAACAGCAGAGCAGGAAACTCAAATGAATTTGGacacaatgacaaatcttgggcTTTAGATTGTGACACTAACAGTTATACATTTAGGTTCAACAATGTCTCAACTCCCgtctcaggtcctggttcctccagagtaggagtgtacctggatcacagagcaggtattctgtccttctacagcgtctctgaaaccatgactctcctccatagagtccagaccacattcactcagcctctctatgctggactaCGTCTTTACTACTCTTTCGGGGTCACTGCTGAGTTCTgcaaactcaaatag